The stretch of DNA AACGGGATGCGGTCGTAGGCACGCGCTACGTCGACTTCCCGCTTGAAGAGCTCGTTCCCGTCAACGTCGGAGACGAGCACGACGACAGTGGAGCGCTTCTCCAGGCTGCCGCGCGCGATGTAGAAAGCCGCGTCCTCGATCAGCTGTTCGAGGTTCGGGTCGTTCGGGTCGACGGTGATGTTGATGTCTGGCTGCACGGTCCTCCCTTGAGGATCAATTGACGAGGACGGCCACGGTACCGAGAGCCGCCGACACTCGGGGCGCAAGCCCGTAGAACGACAGAAGGACCCCCTCGAGCTCCCAAAGGAACCCGAGGGGGTCGAGTGGTGCTGCTACAGCGAATACAACCCGCGGAGGTTGGACACGAGCTCGGCGCGTTCCGCTGCGGTGAGTGCGCGGGCGAAGGAACCGACCTCGGCGATGTCGACCTGCGCGAACCCTGACGAGTTGGTATTCCGTCCGATCTCCATACGCCCGGGTGCCCCGGTCCCGACCGAGCCGTTCACCTCCGCGTCGTCCATGCGGATGACGCTCGACGTGCCGTTGAAGACCGCCACGAACACGTGCCAGTCGTTCCCCGGGAGCAGGGTCTAGCCTTCCTCGCCTAGGACGCGGGCCAGATCTCAACGTCAGCGGCACTACCCTTGCTCGCGTTGCAGTGCCGGTGCATCGGCTGCAGCTGCTGGCCGGCGAGGCGGCCGCCGTTGGCGAGTGCGTCGGGGTGGTCGGCGGTGAACGCCATCCGGTCTGTGTCGGGCAGCGTGGTGTCGATGGCGTTCCCGCACCACCAGCAGGGCAGCTGCTCGGCGGCGGTGCGGCGCTTGAGGGCGGCCTGGGCGCGGCGGTAGGCGCGGTGCCCGTGTCCGTTGCGGTCGGTCATGCTGGCACGTCGGACGTCTTGCAGATCAACTCGCGGATCGCTGCGGCGGGTGCGGTTGCGACTGCGGTGTACCGGATGGTGACAGGCCCGTCGGTGGGGAGCGCGTCGATCTGGACGGTGCCGAGTTGCGCGGTGGCGGGGTCGATGCCGGCGGCTGTGAGGACGGCGCGGTCGAAGTCGTTGCCGAGGTTGACGGGCATCGGCGTCCTCCTGACGTGGTCGGCCGTCCTCGTCCGGGGTCCGCGTTGTCAGCGCGGCTTCTCTCGGGGGTCTCGGCCTGGTGGGGTTCCCCGTCAGCTCGTCGCAGCAGCATCTGTTGTGGTCTGCGGGTGACGGGGAAGTTGGGAAGTGGCCGGGCCGTACCCGCTCGAGAGCGCTCGGCTCGTCCGAGCGCCGCGCAGACGTCTCCACTCGCGAGCACGGACCTGGTGCCAACCGCTGGGATCGAACCAGTATCCTCCCGGGCTTCAACCGGGCGCTCTGCCGAACTGAGCTTGGAAGGCAGGTGGCAGGTGCGGAGGGCGTCCGCTCGTCCCTCGATGCCTGGCGCACCGCCGGTCACAGTCCGGATCCGTAGGCGTCTTGTTGTCGCGGATGTGTCGCCGCGGGTGGGCTGACCACCATGACCGGGGGCTGGCGCCTGAGGAGCCAGCCCACGAGCTGCCAGTCGTTGCTAACGATTGCTCAGCAACCGACCGATAGGAGCACGCATGATGGGGAAGAACGCTCGGCGCTTGACCGACCTCGAGCATGCCGTCCAAAAGCTCACTGCGGCACAAAACGCAACCTCTGGTGCGCAGCCGGCCAATCCGGTGCGGACGCGGACGCGCATTGCCGCCCTCGTCTTGCTCGTCGCCTACACGGTAGTA from Curtobacterium sp. SGAir0471 encodes:
- a CDS encoding HNH endonuclease, encoding MTDRNGHGHRAYRRAQAALKRRTAAEQLPCWWCGNAIDTTLPDTDRMAFTADHPDALANGGRLAGQQLQPMHRHCNASKGSAADVEIWPAS